AGGAACTCCTCAACGGTGATGAGGCGGATCGGGACGAAACTCACTGAAGGGCGGCCGGCTGCTTACGGGTGTGATCCGTGAGCAGCCTTGATCCACTGGGCCTCACCGTTGCACAGCTCCCGAATAATCTCACCTTGACGGTCCCGAATTACCTCACCTTGCGCGACGGCAGTGCTGCTCTGCAGTGTCAGTCGCGTGCAAACCGCGTAGCTGCTTCGAAACGGGATGGCCAGAATCCCGATGCATGGTCGCATTCGGGGCACGACACTTCGAACCCGTTGTCGCCATGCGACAACTCCGGCTCGCCATCGCAACGCGGGCACCGGCTCGGTACAGGCACCTCGTGATCCAGCGACGTCCCAATTGCGGAAAACGCGTCGGCGTCCAGTTGACCCGCATCAGCCAGACGCCGCATCAGCGCCGAAATCTCGGGGCTCATCCCGCGGCTCGCGCGTAACGTGTTCGCGTCACGCGTTGCGCGCTCGAGCTCGTCGCTCTGGCTGCGCAGTTGTTCCTCGAGGCGGTCCGCGCGAGTCTTCGCAGCACTCAATTGCTGCAGAAAATCGAATTCCTTGCGCTGCACGTCGCGCAGCCCGGCCTGATACGTCGACGCCATACTGCGCAACGAGTCCAGCTCGACCAGCATCGGCTTGACCCGGCGCTCGGCCTCGGCCACCGCATCCTTGATCTGCTGCGCGTAATGCTCGGTTCGTTGCTGCAACTCGGCTTGCAGCGCATCGATGCGGTCGCGCAGCGCAGCGTTCTGCGTCTGTTCGGCATCGACGCGGCCGGTGGCCGCGGCCAGTTCTTTTTCGAGCCGTGCGATGGTGGCGAGGAGTGTGGCTTCGTTCGCCGAGC
The sequence above is drawn from the Burkholderia ubonensis genome and encodes:
- a CDS encoding DNA-binding protein, coding for MTLDEIREAIRRELESLRASGARRQELSLHACKRLFFDLGIRPSAANVRDLTQTGSASDIPKDIDHFWERIRAASKIKLDGAAIPKAVEEKAGALLTALYDEALKAAKESLDGDREQIRSSMVDAEQRLRDAAVRQETLEAAIARSETRNDQLQARLTELEVQLASQSTHGSANEATLLATIARLEKELAAATGRVDAEQTQNAALRDRIDALQAELQQRTEHYAQQIKDAVAEAERRVKPMLVELDSLRSMASTYQAGLRDVQRKEFDFLQQLSAAKTRADRLEEQLRSQSDELERATRDANTLRASRGMSPEISALMRRLADAGQLDADAFSAIGTSLDHEVPVPSRCPRCDGEPELSHGDNGFEVSCPECDHASGFWPSRFEAATRFARD